The sequence TGTCTCCTCTAATAGCGGACTCACTCCATGCGCCCCATCGAACTGGAGAAAGACATCGAGTAAAGACGTATACACCTTTTTTTCACGGTCAAAGTAGTAGTTTCGCTTCACTTCCACCTCTCCAAATAGCGTTTGGAGTCGGATCGTCCGCTTATCTTTGAGCGCATATCGTTTCTTGTCCCTCTGTTCTGCCAATGTGCGGTCGATCTCCTCCAACACCTGTTGAAGGAGATGACCATATTGTTTTTGCATATGTCTAAATAAAGACTGTTCGATCTCTTTTAATGTCAAGCCGTTTGTGATATAATCCTGCATGGGCTCCACTCCTTTCTTTGGTTGTATTTTTTTTCGCACTTACTACCTTACCAGGAGGAGAGCCCGTTTTTCATCTATTTTGCTTACATATCTGACAGGTTCCTTATTATACCAAATCAGGAACCTGTCTTTTTTTCTCCCACAAACATTTTACTCATACCACAAAAAACAGCAGCCTGATTTAGCAAATTGCTGCTTAAACATTTCTCTTTATTAAGGTGGGTCAAACGCAATGGCATTTTCTCTTTTCAGCAATATATCAATCACTAATTTTCTTGCCCATTTCAATGTTCGTGCAATCGATTGGTCAATGTTTCCCATCTCCGTCGATCTTCGCTTCCTTCGACACAGAAGATCGAAGGGAAGTATGAACACGGAACGATTGATGTTATTTCACTGAACAATGTAAATGTGGACACCCTTGAAATGGGAAAAGTCCAAACACAATGTGGCAAGGCAGCCTATGAATATATTGAAACGGCTGTTCGTTTGGAATTAAATGGAAGCTTATCAGCTTTAGCAACCACACCGATCAATAAAGAGTCGCTGAAAGCTGCCAATGTTCCTTTTATCGGCCATACAGAGATTTTAGCTGCTTTGACCAACACCGATGATCCGCTGACGATGTTTGAAGTAAGAAATATGCGCATTTTCTTCTTAACGAGACATCTGTCCTCGGGTGGTGACAGGCACCAAACCTAAGGGCATCCGCCACTTCAGCGGCATGCCCACAACGCCCATCGGCATACAATGTTTCCAACAACTCTGTCAGGCGCTTCGCTTCGACAAAGGCGCCATGATGAATAGAACGGTGCGCTTCCAATTTCCGTAGTGACGGTCCACTCATTTCATCATCTCACTTCCTTATTTGCACCGATTTCTCTCACTAAACTATATTTTCCAAACACCTAATCGATTATGCAAAAACGGAAAAAGATGTTCCTTATACCTCACATTTCGCACCCTCTCGACAAAAATCGGGAGGATTTTTTTATCTTCCTGTCGAATAAAACCTTGGAATACAAGGAAAGCAAAGGAGTTTGCTCATCATGGACGTTCAAATTCGGGCCATTTATGAAAGTTCTTATTTGAATATAATAAGCGCCCTGTTCAAAGATCTTGACCTTCCTCAGTTGATTGATCGTCTCGTTCCCGTGGATCCGCAATGCCAAACTCGAGCCAGCGATATCGTCAAACTAATCGTTCTGGATATCTTGAGCGGCCGGCAAGCGCTCGTTCATTTGGAACAATGGGCGCATGACATCGATTTGCCGAAGCTGATTCGGCCAGGGCTGGAGCCGTCTTGGTTCAACGACGATGCCATCGCGCGTCATTTGGATCGCCTGTATGAGGCGAATATCCATCAAGTCCTTTCGTCTTGCCTCGTGCAGATCTACAAGAAAGAAGGCCTCTCTCTTCGCGTCTTCCACGCCGATACGACGGACAAGACCGTTTATGGCGCGTATGAATCGGCCTCGCCGGATGCCTTGCAGATTACGCATGGCTACAACCGGCATCATCGTTGGCAAAAGCAGATCGGATTTGGGCTGATTGGCAACGAGGATGGCATCCCGTTTTATGGCGATGTACACGACGGCAACCTGCCGGATAAGACGTGGAATCCCGAGGTGTTGTCCCGTGTGCAGAAACAGCTGAAGCAGGCGAAGATCGAAGATGAATGGATTTATGTTGCCGATTCTGCCGCCATGACGAAAGACACACTGGCGCAAACGAAGGCCGCCAACGCCTTTTTGATCACAAGAGGCCCTTCTTCGCTCCGGATCGTCAAAACCGCGCTGGCTAAAGCTGATGCCCAAGACACGCCGTGGAGCGATCCGTTCTCCTTAGCGGAGAAAAACGGAGCCACCTACCGGGTGTGGGAAACGACATCGACGTACGAAGGTCATTCGGTCCGGTTGATCGTCGTTGAATCCAGCGCGCTCGACCAACGAAAAGGAAAGACGCTCGAAAAAGAGCGAAACCAAGAAGCAGAGCTTCTTCGGCAGAAACAAACCCAGTGGGAAAGCCGTCTGTTTTCGTGCCGGGAAGACGCCGAACAAGCCCTAGCGTCTCTAAAGGCGTCCCTTCGTCTCCGGTTCCATCGCGTCGAGGCGTCGGTCGAAGCGATCGTGCGTCCGAAAAAACGGCGCGGACGTCCGAAAAAAGGGGCGGAACCGGACATGGAAACGCTGTACGCCCTTCGCTTGAACGTGGAATTCGACCAAGATGCGTGGGAACAGGCGAGACGGAAAGCGTCCCGGTTTGTCCTTGTCACGACAGTTCCGGAGGAATGGAAAGGTCAACCGATGGATGCGAAAGAGATCTTGAAGTTGTATAAAGGCCAAAT comes from Anoxybacillus flavithermus and encodes:
- a CDS encoding IS1634 family transposase, with the protein product MDVQIRAIYESSYLNIISALFKDLDLPQLIDRLVPVDPQCQTRASDIVKLIVLDILSGRQALVHLEQWAHDIDLPKLIRPGLEPSWFNDDAIARHLDRLYEANIHQVLSSCLVQIYKKEGLSLRVFHADTTDKTVYGAYESASPDALQITHGYNRHHRWQKQIGFGLIGNEDGIPFYGDVHDGNLPDKTWNPEVLSRVQKQLKQAKIEDEWIYVADSAAMTKDTLAQTKAANAFLITRGPSSLRIVKTALAKADAQDTPWSDPFSLAEKNGATYRVWETTSTYEGHSVRLIVVESSALDQRKGKTLEKERNQEAELLRQKQTQWESRLFSCREDAEQALASLKASLRLRFHRVEASVEAIVRPKKRRGRPKKGAEPDMETLYALRLNVEFDQDAWEQARRKASRFVLVTTVPEEWKGQPMDAKEILKLYKGQISVEMNFSFLKDPFFTDEIYVKKPERVAVLGYLFLLALAIYRVFQRRVRQFITPEHPLKGAGGRKLTRPTGQAIFQLFWYVRVVLLELPDGRIQRALGQPLTYEQRRILQGLGMDESIYV